One genomic window of Penaeus chinensis breed Huanghai No. 1 chromosome 35, ASM1920278v2, whole genome shotgun sequence includes the following:
- the LOC125044124 gene encoding uncharacterized protein LOC125044124 produces the protein MRGKDIPEKYIRIVQDMHKESETMARCIAGTTEPFKVEVGLHEESALSPFLFAIIMDTLTEYQETGSLEHERKFTDARPKTARSEFRYLGSTVQSDGGVEAEISRIQSGWNNWKMAGVMCDRRFPARVKRKIHQTVIQPAML, from the exons ATGCGAGGAAAGGACATCCCAGAGAAGTACATCCGTATAGTTCAAGACATgcacaaagagagcgagacaatGGCCAGGTGCATAGCGGGAACAACAGAGCCTTTCAAGGTAGAAGTGGGGTTACATGAGGAGTCAGCGTTGAGCCCGTTCCTATTTGCTATCATCATGGACACCCTCACAGAGTATCAGGAAACAGGCTCCTTGGAACATGAG AGGAAGTTTACGGATGCAAGACCAAAAACTGCAAGAAGTGAATTCAGGTACCTTGGTAGCACAGTACAATCGGATGGTGGAGTAGAAGCAGAGATCAGCAGGATCCAATCAGGATGGAACAACTGGAAGATGGCCGGTGTGATGTGTGACAGGAGGTTCCCAGCCAGAGTTAAGAGAAAGATCCACCAGACCGTGATCCAGCCGGCAATGCTTTAA